TTACCATGGGATAGTGATGTAGCCTGTCCAGCACGAAAATGATGATAAAACCTACTCCCGCATGAATAAAACCACCATATATCCCTATCAGAAAGAAAATCAATATCCCTACCCATGGGCTTCTTCTTTCACCTCCGGTGTGGATACTAATTGGCTTCCGAGCGGAACCAAACACAATCATCAACCCTACCGCCAACATGATGATTGACAAAATTCGGGTGAACAACTCACCCCTGATATCAACTGCTAAAAACCCGCCTAACACCGCCCCTGGGATGGCTGCCAGTCCCAGGTAAATACTGTAGGGATAATCAATGATCCCGGCTCTTCTAAATTTATTTATGGCAAACACATTTTGCCAAAGGATTGCTATCCGGTTGGTGCCATTGGCCATGGCCGGCGGCAACCCCAGAAAGATCAATAAGGGTAGGGTCAACATAGAACCTCCTCCTGCAACCACATTCAGGAATCCCGCGCCTATACCAGCAAGAACCAGGAGCAAATACTCAAATAAACTCATCATACCTGCTCCGGTTCGCTAGCTACAATCCAATTTCCATTTATATCCCTAAGGCCTGACCGCCACCCACTTGTATTGTCTCAGCAGTAATGAAAGATGCATCCTTACCTGCCAGGAAAGACACTACAGACGCTACTTCCTCAGGCTGACCCAATCGGCCTAGCATAATATTATTCTTCCACGAAGCAAATACTTCAGGTTTAGTCGATTTGATTTCAGAGTGAAATGGCGTATCGATTGTTCCAGGAGAAACAGCATTTACTCTGATTCCGTATTCAGCCAAATCTTTGGCCAACGCTCGTGTAATGGCATGAACTCCGGCTTTGGATGTACCATAAACGCCCGCTCCTGGTCCACCAGCATTCCACCCTGCGTTTGAGGTGTAATTGATGATTGAGGCATTTTCTCCCTTTTTCAAGTAAGGAATGGCTGCTCTCGAAGCAAAAAACACTGAATCAAGGTTTAAGGCCATCACAAATCGGTAAAACTCAGTGGTCATCTCTTCAAATCGAGATCTGCCTCCTAATCCACCAGCATTGTTTACCAGCACATCAATTTTACCGTACTTTTCACCAATTGCTTTAATATTTGAAGTTACTTCCTCGTCTTTTGTCACATCAAAGCCATAATATTCTGCGGTGATGCCCTCACTGGCAAGTTCCTCTACTCTCTTCGCTCCTGCTTCATCTTCGATGCCATTTAGAACAACAGTAAACCCATC
This Marinoscillum sp. 108 DNA region includes the following protein-coding sequences:
- a CDS encoding sulfite exporter TauE/SafE family protein, producing MMSLFEYLLLVLAGIGAGFLNVVAGGGSMLTLPLLIFLGLPPAMANGTNRIAILWQNVFAINKFRRAGIIDYPYSIYLGLAAIPGAVLGGFLAVDIRGELFTRILSIIMLAVGLMIVFGSARKPISIHTGGERRSPWVGILIFFLIGIYGGFIHAGVGFIIIFVLDRLHHYPMVRINSIKVIVAFVYTLAVVMVFIYNDLIQWRYGLTLAVGTSLGGWLGSLFSIKKGDKWIKALLLVTIVVLSVKLWFYY
- a CDS encoding SDR family NAD(P)-dependent oxidoreductase, which produces MEEKRENKVAVITGATGGIGFEVAKRLGKDGFTVVLNGIEDEAGAKRVEELASEGITAEYYGFDVTKDEEVTSNIKAIGEKYGKIDVLVNNAGGLGGRSRFEEMTTEFYRFVMALNLDSVFFASRAAIPYLKKGENASIINYTSNAGWNAGGPGAGVYGTSKAGVHAITRALAKDLAEYGIRVNAVSPGTIDTPFHSEIKSTKPEVFASWKNNIMLGRLGQPEEVASVVSFLAGKDASFITAETIQVGGGQALGI